A region of Sugiyamaella lignohabitans strain CBS 10342 chromosome A, complete sequence DNA encodes the following proteins:
- a CDS encoding transcription factor, zf-fungal binuclear cluster type (predicted): MGAIFQRLDRLERQVLLGTSGSVCPSPSYELQSMLSPSSSSEGGGQYCWNWPPGIDKTPGMKELVNLVETVRDTNNLPPCEWPNLKRKFQIFTESSNTDYTSFLPPKHIHDMLLARYKEVVHPIMPIIDLVEITERSEGFWSDDKSMLLNDAHFMAIYFLILSYSSRSSGYDVQNHNVTSSLHRLFINAAEHFMSFFVYVGSPDIKSFEAILLYSMFMFAGETVQSGRAITSLVNNMAQIIGLYKKEPRDRRQADLFKIFYSFEKSSALDIDQPSFINDRYCYFNSYRSIDLTNCTGFVSAQFQLSRLLSKVVDEVYGRSSCPSQETIRSLDSEISQAIESIPSNLKVSQIVQVSPGLLMQQYIIDTLAHKILFMLHKSFISRRNSAGQLYAEYEFSRRRGLEACVRLMKNQMDVFSNQELQEFVWCHWHCIYYQAFFAALLTGLDYKQCKELSDEINAPGKDIMELVETMRNQYFDMRIATMCASARSHLVLSAVLQVKSEFDIPHLFGPFSRASSTSGDARESPLSEANQPTPTADGKQLFPHGDKRLFPEVDSMRASPISDDISIDTIFDDKFFENICFTNASAIYSTSM; this comes from the coding sequence ATGGGTGCTATTTTCCAGCGGCTGGACCGCCTGGAGCGTCAAGTATTATTAGGTACTAGTGGTTCTGTATGTCCAAGTCCTAGCTATGAGCTTCAGTCGATGTTATCGCCGTCAAGCTCTTCGGAAGGCGGTGGCCAATACTGCTGGAACTGGCCCCCAGGTATTGATAAAACTCCTGGTATGAAGGAGCTTGTGAATCTTGTGGAGACGGTCCGAGATACTAATAACCTTCCGCCATGCGAGTGGCCCAATCTCAAGCGAAAGTTTCAAATATTTACCGAGAGCAGCAATACCGATTATACATCGTTTCTTCCGCCAAAACACATTCACGATATGCTTTTGGCAAGATACAAAGAAGTGGTACATCCAATAATGCCAATAATAGATTTAGTTGAAATCACTGAACGGTCTGAGGGATTTTGGTCTGATGATAAGAGTATGCTGCTCAACGACGCTCATTTTATGgctatttatttcttgatCCTGTCATATTCCAGTCGGTCATCAGGCTACGATGTCCAAAATCACAATGTAACATCCTCACTGCACCGACTTTTTATTAATGCAGCAGAGCATTTCATGTCATTTTTCGTCTATGTAGGATCGCCTGATATCAAATCCTTTGAGGCTATATTGCTCTATTCTATGTTTATGTTTGCAGGTGAGACTGTTCAGTCTGGCCGTGCTATTACATCACTTGTTAACAATATGGCACAAATCATTGGTCTTTATAAAAAGGAACCCAGAGACAGAAGACAAGCTGATTTGTTCAAGATTTTTTActcttttgaaaagtctTCAGCGTTGGATATCGACCAACCCTCATTTATTAATGATCGGTATTGTTATTTTAATAGCTACCGATCCATTGACTTGACTAATTGTACAGGCTTTGTGTCAGCTCAATTCCAACTCTCTCGGCTTCTAAGCAAGGTTGTGGATGAAGTGTATGGAAGATCATCCTGTCCATCACAGGAGACGATCCGGTCCTTAGACAGCGAAATATCACAAGCGATTGAGTCAATTCCTAGCAATTTGAAAGTGTCACAGATAGTACAAGTCTCACCGGGTCTATTGATGCAGCAATATATTATCGATACGCTTGCTCACAAGATATTGTTCATGCTCCACAAGTCCTTCATATCTCGGCGAAACTCTGCGGGCCAGTTGTATGCTGAATACGAATTTTCAAGAAGACGAGGCTTGGAAGCTTGTGTTAGATTAATGAAAAATCAGATGGATGTGTTTTCGAACCAAGAGCTTCAAGAGTTTGTATGGTGTCATTGGCACTGCATTTATTACCAAGCATTTTTTGCAGCCCTTCTCACCGGTTTAGATTACAAGCAGTGTAAGGAGCTTTCAGACGAAATAAATGCACCTGGGAAAGACATAATGGAGCTAGTGGAAACCATGCGGAACCAATACTTTGACATGAGAATAGCTACGATGTGTGCCTCTGCGAGATCTCATTTGGTACTTTCTGCTGTATTACAAGTCAAATCAGAGTTTGACATTCCACACCTTTTTGGACCCTTTTCGCGAGCATCTTCTACATCTGGCGATGCCCGAGAATCTCCGTTATCTGAAGCTAACCAACCAACACCAACCGCCGATGGTAAGCAGCTATTTCCACATGGTGATAAGCGACTATTCCCAGAAGTGGACTCTATGCGAGCAAGTCCCATTTCTGACGATATATCTATCGATACCATTTTTGATGACAAgttttttgaaaatatttgtTTCACAAATGCGTCAGCAATTTACAGCACATCAATGTAG